A single genomic interval of Staphylococcus hyicus harbors:
- a CDS encoding pyrimidine-nucleoside phosphorylase, whose translation MRMVDMISKKRDGHALTSDEIKFIIDGYTKGEIPDYQMSSLAMAIYFQDMTDEERAALTMAMVESGDQIDLSDIEGVKVDKHSTGGVGDTTTLVLAPLVAALDIPVAKMSGRGLGHTGGTIDKLEAVEGFHVEISEEEFIKLVNEAKIAVIGQTGNLTPADKKIYALRDVTGTVNSIPLIASSIMSKKIAAGADAIVLDVKTGKGAFMQTVEDAEALAHAMVKIGNQVGRQTMAIISDMNQPLGLGIGNALELKEAIDTLKGNGPEDLTELVLTLGAQMVVLAKKAETLEEAREKLQAVIDNGAAIEKFKTFLSNQGGDASVVDDPSKLPTAKYTFDLPAKTSGVVSEMVANEIGIASMMLGAGRQTKEDDIDLAVGLVLHKKIGDKVEEGESLLTIHANQEDVEAVKQKLYDNITISDSAETPKLIYKIITE comes from the coding sequence ATGAGAATGGTGGATATGATTTCAAAAAAACGTGATGGACATGCATTAACGTCTGATGAAATTAAGTTTATTATTGACGGTTATACTAAAGGGGAGATTCCTGACTATCAAATGTCGAGTCTAGCCATGGCAATCTATTTCCAAGATATGACTGACGAAGAGCGCGCGGCTTTAACAATGGCTATGGTAGAATCAGGAGATCAAATTGATTTATCTGACATTGAAGGTGTAAAAGTTGATAAGCATTCTACGGGTGGCGTAGGTGATACAACTACTTTAGTATTAGCACCACTAGTTGCTGCTTTAGATATACCTGTCGCGAAAATGAGCGGTCGTGGCTTAGGTCATACGGGCGGTACAATTGATAAATTAGAAGCAGTTGAAGGTTTTCACGTTGAAATTTCTGAAGAAGAATTTATTAAACTCGTTAATGAAGCTAAAATTGCTGTAATAGGTCAAACTGGTAATCTCACGCCAGCTGACAAAAAGATTTATGCATTGCGAGATGTCACTGGTACAGTAAACTCCATTCCATTGATTGCGTCATCCATTATGAGTAAAAAAATTGCTGCTGGTGCTGACGCCATTGTACTTGACGTTAAAACGGGTAAAGGTGCATTTATGCAGACAGTTGAAGATGCAGAGGCTTTAGCGCATGCGATGGTTAAAATTGGTAACCAAGTCGGTCGTCAAACGATGGCGATTATTTCAGATATGAACCAACCTTTAGGTCTAGGTATTGGGAATGCACTAGAGCTAAAAGAAGCTATTGATACGTTGAAAGGGAATGGACCTGAAGATTTAACAGAACTCGTATTAACACTGGGTGCACAAATGGTAGTGTTAGCTAAAAAAGCAGAAACATTAGAAGAAGCACGCGAAAAATTACAAGCAGTGATTGATAACGGTGCTGCCATTGAAAAGTTCAAAACTTTCTTAAGTAATCAGGGTGGGGATGCTTCTGTTGTAGATGATCCATCAAAACTTCCGACAGCAAAATATACATTTGATTTACCGGCAAAAACGTCAGGTGTCGTATCTGAAATGGTGGCAAATGAAATCGGTATTGCTTCAATGATGTTAGGTGCAGGTCGTCAAACGAAAGAAGACGATATTGATTTAGCTGTAGGCCTTGTGCTTCATAAAAAAATAGGGGACAAGGTTGAAGAAGGGGAATCTTTATTAACAATTCACGCGAACCAAGAGGATGTTGAAGCGGTTAAACAGAAATTATATGACAATATTACGATTTCTGATTCTGCTGAAACACCAAAGCTTATTTATAAAATCATTACAGAGTAG
- a CDS encoding HAD family hydrolase — protein sequence MKNVSAIFLDMDGTLLHENNRASVKTADVITKLRDAGFRVFLATGRAYEEIYMLIPKGLEFDGIISSNGTLGHIQKNVLFEHDLSEAAVKSIVHKAKSAGIYYEIFPFNEPRFALTEDQDWMLNMVQGEKPHQVAESEWLSRHEAIKDKLTWRHEIPEGLAYSKIYLFHPRLQTIKAFKDVMQEQHEALKIEVSNSTHNNVETMKLGINKGTGIKEMCEYYNIDIGQTLVMGDSDNDLTMFEVGAYTVAMKNAKPHIKALTQYETEFDNNEDGAALFLEKHFL from the coding sequence ATGAAAAATGTTAGCGCTATATTTTTAGATATGGATGGCACACTTTTACATGAAAATAATCGTGCGTCTGTCAAAACAGCCGATGTCATTACTAAGCTTCGAGACGCAGGATTTCGTGTTTTTTTAGCCACGGGGCGTGCGTATGAAGAAATTTATATGTTAATACCTAAAGGTTTAGAATTTGATGGAATCATATCATCTAATGGGACACTCGGACATATTCAAAAAAACGTTTTGTTTGAGCATGATTTGAGTGAAGCTGCAGTAAAATCAATTGTGCATAAAGCTAAAAGTGCAGGTATTTATTATGAGATATTTCCATTTAATGAACCGCGTTTTGCCTTAACTGAGGATCAAGATTGGATGTTAAACATGGTGCAAGGTGAAAAGCCGCATCAAGTTGCGGAGAGTGAATGGTTATCACGTCATGAAGCAATTAAAGATAAATTAACATGGAGACATGAGATTCCAGAAGGTTTAGCATATTCTAAAATCTACCTTTTTCACCCTCGACTTCAAACGATTAAAGCCTTTAAGGATGTCATGCAAGAACAACATGAGGCGCTTAAAATTGAAGTTTCTAATTCCACACATAATAATGTTGAGACAATGAAACTTGGAATTAATAAAGGAACAGGAATTAAAGAGATGTGTGAATATTATAATATCGACATCGGACAGACGCTGGTTATGGGCGATAGTGATAATGATCTTACGATGTTTGAGGTGGGGGCTTATACGGTAGCAATGAAGAATGCGAAGCCTCATATAAAAGCACTCACACAATACGAAACAGAATTTGATAATAATGAAGATGGGGCAGCCTTGTTCCTAGAAAAACATTTCTTATAA
- a CDS encoding ABC transporter ATP-binding protein — MLISLNQVSKKREGREILKHIDWQVNRGEHWLVYGLNGAGKTTLLNIINAYEFASSGDVNLFGHCPGEDGYSARDIRAQMGYISCELSAKFEPNEIVRDVVLSGIPQTIGLYYEPTEVQINKAKQLLEQLNISEFEMQPLGKLSSGEQQRVLLARAIINQPKVLVLDEPTNGLDFVGREQFIDTLKRMFYHYPDTAMIYVTHFIEEISSTVSHALLLKEGRIHAKGSIDDVINGHHLSKLFNMPVKVYHHHQRYQIVRL, encoded by the coding sequence ATGTTAATTTCATTAAATCAAGTTTCGAAAAAAAGAGAAGGGCGAGAGATTTTAAAACACATTGACTGGCAAGTTAATCGTGGTGAGCATTGGCTCGTATATGGTCTGAATGGTGCTGGTAAAACGACATTATTAAATATCATTAATGCATATGAATTTGCGTCGAGTGGAGACGTTAATCTATTTGGTCACTGTCCAGGGGAGGATGGTTATTCAGCACGTGACATAAGAGCCCAGATGGGATATATTTCATGTGAACTGTCGGCTAAGTTTGAACCTAATGAAATAGTACGTGATGTTGTACTGAGTGGCATTCCTCAAACAATTGGGCTTTATTATGAACCAACTGAAGTGCAAATAAATAAAGCAAAACAGCTTTTAGAGCAACTCAATATTTCTGAATTTGAGATGCAACCGCTAGGTAAATTATCATCTGGTGAGCAACAACGTGTGTTATTAGCGAGAGCAATTATTAATCAACCGAAAGTGTTAGTCTTAGATGAACCAACAAATGGCCTTGATTTTGTAGGGCGTGAACAATTTATAGATACTTTAAAGCGTATGTTTTATCATTACCCAGATACGGCGATGATTTATGTGACACACTTTATTGAAGAAATTTCTTCGACTGTGTCGCATGCGCTTTTGTTAAAGGAAGGTCGAATTCATGCTAAAGGGTCGATTGACGATGTCATTAATGGACATCACCTTTCTAAATTATTTAACATGCCAGTAAAAGTATATCATCACCACCAACGATATCAAATCGTACGTTTATAG
- the nhaC gene encoding Na+/H+ antiporter NhaC translates to MNKETIKRPISVWYALLTLAAMIGAMLYTVVELEQAPHIPLLIGTCVAIIITMCHGYKWEEVEEMMYKGIRHALPAVVIIMLVGLIIGAWIGSGIVAAMIYYGLKLISPTYFLSVVCIICGIVALAIGSSWSTMATVGVASMGIGISMGLSPGMVAGAVISGAYFGDKMSPLSDTTNLASGLTNVDLFEHIRHMFYTTIPGLIISLIVFFILGQMYGSDHLNQGRIDNIMNAIDKAFIISPWLLIVPLIVIIIVALKVPALPAIVVGIILGFFVQIFVQGDALVTAVTALQTGYEIDSGNKTIDELFNRGGLESMFYTISLTLVAMTFGGLLEYSGMLKALISVVLKVAKNTGSLIASVIVSCFGTNLTCSEQYISIIVPSRMYVSTFIDKGLHPKNLSRALEDGGTLTSVFVPWNTCGVFIASTLSVSVAEYAPFAVLNIIVPIISIIYGFVGFKIVKLSKEEQAYFKQQESLA, encoded by the coding sequence ATGAATAAGGAAACAATTAAGCGACCGATTAGCGTGTGGTATGCCTTGTTAACACTTGCTGCTATGATTGGGGCTATGCTTTATACAGTAGTCGAACTTGAGCAAGCGCCGCATATTCCATTACTTATTGGAACATGTGTGGCAATCATCATCACGATGTGTCACGGGTATAAATGGGAAGAAGTGGAAGAAATGATGTATAAGGGGATACGTCATGCGCTTCCGGCAGTTGTCATTATTATGTTGGTTGGTCTTATTATAGGTGCTTGGATTGGTAGTGGCATCGTGGCTGCGATGATTTATTATGGTTTAAAATTAATTTCGCCAACATATTTCTTGTCGGTAGTGTGTATTATATGTGGTATTGTTGCTTTAGCGATTGGTAGTAGCTGGTCTACAATGGCTACAGTAGGTGTTGCATCTATGGGGATTGGAATTAGTATGGGTTTGTCACCGGGAATGGTTGCTGGTGCAGTTATATCTGGTGCATATTTCGGTGATAAAATGAGTCCTTTGTCTGATACTACCAATTTAGCCTCAGGACTGACAAATGTGGACTTATTTGAACATATACGCCATATGTTTTATACGACAATACCCGGTTTGATTATTAGTTTAATTGTATTTTTTATTCTAGGACAAATGTATGGCAGTGATCATCTGAATCAAGGCCGCATAGACAATATTATGAATGCGATTGACAAAGCGTTTATTATTTCGCCTTGGTTACTTATTGTACCACTTATCGTCATTATTATTGTTGCATTAAAAGTACCTGCATTACCAGCGATTGTAGTAGGAATTATTCTCGGGTTTTTTGTCCAAATTTTTGTCCAAGGTGATGCCCTAGTAACAGCAGTTACAGCTTTACAAACGGGGTATGAAATTGATTCTGGTAATAAAACCATTGATGAATTGTTTAATCGAGGTGGTTTAGAATCAATGTTCTACACGATTTCTTTAACGCTAGTAGCGATGACATTCGGCGGTCTATTGGAATACTCAGGCATGCTTAAAGCGTTAATTAGTGTAGTCCTGAAAGTTGCTAAAAATACTGGTTCGCTTATTGCATCAGTGATCGTATCATGCTTTGGCACAAACCTCACATGTTCAGAACAATATATTTCAATTATCGTACCTTCGCGCATGTATGTTTCTACATTTATTGATAAAGGATTGCATCCTAAAAATCTTTCACGTGCGTTAGAAGATGGGGGAACGTTAACATCAGTGTTTGTACCATGGAATACATGCGGCGTTTTTATTGCATCAACATTAAGTGTTTCAGTTGCTGAATATGCACCTTTTGCCGTTTTGAATATTATCGTACCAATCATTTCGATTATCTATGGCTTTGTCGGTTTTAAAATTGTCAAATTATCAAAAGAAGAACAAGCTTATTTTAAACAACAGGAATCACTGGCATAA
- a CDS encoding thiol-disulfide oxidoreductase DCC family protein produces the protein MPIVYYDDRCIYCYNYVIWLIRHGLPRNYQFVPLKSDVSKQLQQEHPEVLRYNSVILQEGSSLYYQSTAIVKLIYQLKQFKWLAIAVWLIPKPLRNLGYHLFAENRDRMWRTTWAKIRDTERSYFIGEQYVDVKGLAKHSN, from the coding sequence ATGCCTATCGTGTATTATGATGATCGTTGTATATATTGTTACAATTATGTGATTTGGTTAATTCGCCATGGTTTACCTAGAAATTATCAGTTTGTGCCTTTAAAAAGTGATGTTAGTAAACAGTTACAACAGGAACATCCAGAAGTGTTGCGTTATAATAGTGTGATTTTGCAAGAAGGGTCTTCATTGTATTACCAATCCACAGCCATTGTTAAATTAATTTATCAATTAAAACAATTTAAATGGTTAGCGATTGCCGTTTGGTTGATTCCTAAACCACTACGTAATTTGGGGTACCATTTGTTTGCTGAGAACCGCGATCGCATGTGGCGTACTACTTGGGCAAAGATCCGTGATACGGAAAGAAGTTACTTTATCGGAGAACAGTATGTCGATGTTAAAGGGTTAGCAAAACATTCTAATTAA
- a CDS encoding EVE domain-containing protein, with amino-acid sequence MTAETNYFWLNCGYNRWNHHEPLVGQTAVFESGAQFNPSQGYRAFKQAKVGDKVIFYQVQTDAGLLGWGEITNVVTGAQNKIHVQFKFNETFKPLTTEYLKRSETLEFRMSHMKESLFNKISYDEFELIKGLGTGEVSVPRYFYMAETTSFEPDETYVIYTHNVNGIKRNGYHNYTQLEVGDQIVIYNRFSNQSVIGRAEVSHHIHTRPPEAGRTNSTAIEIRYIEDIQPVSLMTLNKHPKLKNLYFLQENAKQAIAGLTPTQFEAIMEMSKNGGMKGQFETVGQVTNEGASDEVKPFILLLAQDKAEGLKAAESLVEKANATPVMTTGHPDFSEEMLYGRYLPNETGAMYYREGFITELMPKSDRHYLVIDQFERIDPDIFQMFINVLEGYEMTLPRYQRDGSMVKWSLNKDSYYYFNPNWHIVGVTYLTPQEIKEHYSAQFLKYTRIIQVKQP; translated from the coding sequence ATGACAGCAGAAACTAATTACTTTTGGCTGAACTGTGGGTATAACCGTTGGAACCACCACGAACCTTTAGTCGGTCAAACCGCTGTATTTGAATCAGGAGCGCAATTTAATCCTTCGCAAGGATATCGCGCGTTTAAACAAGCTAAGGTCGGTGATAAGGTTATCTTTTATCAAGTTCAAACCGATGCTGGCTTACTTGGGTGGGGTGAAATAACAAATGTCGTTACCGGAGCTCAGAATAAAATTCACGTTCAGTTTAAGTTTAACGAAACTTTTAAACCTTTAACTACGGAGTATTTAAAACGAAGTGAAACGTTAGAATTTCGTATGAGCCATATGAAGGAATCTTTATTTAATAAAATTTCATATGATGAATTTGAATTAATTAAAGGGCTCGGAACTGGAGAGGTGAGTGTACCACGTTATTTCTATATGGCAGAAACTACCTCGTTTGAACCCGATGAAACATATGTGATATACACACATAATGTTAATGGCATTAAACGAAATGGTTACCACAATTATACGCAACTAGAAGTTGGCGATCAAATTGTGATTTATAACCGATTTAGTAACCAATCTGTCATTGGTCGAGCAGAAGTATCTCATCATATTCATACACGTCCCCCTGAAGCAGGACGAACTAATAGTACAGCCATCGAAATTCGTTACATTGAAGATATTCAACCCGTGAGTTTAATGACATTAAATAAACATCCGAAATTAAAGAATTTATATTTCCTTCAAGAAAACGCTAAACAAGCAATTGCTGGCCTTACACCGACACAATTTGAAGCGATAATGGAAATGAGTAAAAATGGTGGTATGAAAGGTCAGTTTGAAACAGTGGGTCAAGTGACGAATGAAGGTGCAAGTGATGAGGTGAAACCATTTATCCTTTTACTCGCTCAAGATAAAGCAGAGGGGCTAAAGGCTGCAGAATCGTTAGTAGAAAAAGCCAACGCCACACCTGTTATGACGACAGGACATCCTGATTTTTCAGAAGAAATGTTATACGGCCGTTACTTGCCTAATGAGACAGGGGCGATGTATTACCGTGAAGGGTTTATCACTGAACTTATGCCGAAATCTGACCGTCATTACCTGGTTATTGATCAATTTGAACGTATTGACCCTGATATATTTCAAATGTTCATTAATGTGTTAGAAGGATATGAAATGACATTGCCTAGGTACCAAAGAGATGGCAGCATGGTGAAATGGAGTTTAAATAAAGACTCATATTACTATTTTAATCCTAATTGGCATATTGTTGGTGTCACATACTTAACACCGCAAGAAATAAAAGAACATTATTCCGCTCAGTTTTTAAAATATACACGAATAATACAAGTGAAACAACCTTAG
- the glmS gene encoding glutamine--fructose-6-phosphate transaminase (isomerizing): MCGIVGYIGSQNAKEILLRGLEKLEYRGYDSAGIATRDANGVTVTKAQGRIAELRKEAEKVGDGATGIGHTRWATHGVPSYENSHPHQSSSERFTLVHNGVIENYEELKQQYIPNVDLKSDTDTEVIVQLVEHFSNEGLSTEDAFTKVISLLHGSYALGLLDSEDEDTIYVAKNKSPLLVGIGDDFNVIASDALAMIQVTSEYKELKDQEIVLVQRDHVVIKDLDGNKIERDSYTAEIDASDAEKGVYSHYMLKEIHEQPAVMRRIIQEYQDEQGNLKIDPAIIKDVQAADRIYIIAAGTSYHAGLVGKEFIEKWAGVPTEVHVSSEFVYNMPLLSEKPLFIYISQSGETADSRAVLVETTKLGHKSLTITNVAGSTLSREADHTLLLHAGPEIAVASTKAYTAQIAVLSILSQVVAKEHGREADIDLLRELAKVTTAIETIVDDAPKMEQIATDFLETTRNAFFIGRTVDYNVSLEGALKLKEISYIQAEGFAGGELKHGTIALIEEGTPVIALATQEGVNLSIRGNVKEVVARGAHPCIISMEGLEKEGDTYVIPHVHDLLTPLVSVVTLQLISYYAALHRDLDVDKPRNLAKSVTVE, encoded by the coding sequence ATGTGCGGAATTGTAGGTTATATTGGTTCGCAAAATGCGAAAGAAATTTTATTACGAGGGCTTGAAAAATTAGAATATCGTGGTTACGATTCAGCTGGTATTGCAACACGTGATGCCAATGGTGTCACTGTGACAAAAGCTCAAGGGCGTATTGCTGAATTACGTAAAGAAGCTGAAAAAGTTGGTGACGGCGCAACAGGTATCGGTCATACGCGTTGGGCGACACATGGCGTACCTAGCTATGAGAATTCACACCCTCACCAATCTTCAAGTGAGCGTTTCACACTTGTTCATAACGGGGTCATTGAAAACTATGAAGAGTTAAAACAACAATACATTCCCAATGTTGATTTAAAGTCAGATACGGATACAGAAGTCATCGTTCAACTCGTTGAACATTTCTCAAATGAAGGATTATCTACTGAAGATGCATTTACGAAAGTAATTAGTTTGTTACACGGCTCATATGCATTAGGACTATTAGACAGTGAAGATGAAGATACTATCTATGTTGCTAAAAACAAGTCGCCTTTATTAGTAGGTATTGGTGATGATTTTAATGTGATTGCATCAGACGCATTAGCGATGATACAAGTCACAAGTGAATATAAAGAATTAAAAGACCAAGAAATCGTACTTGTCCAACGCGATCATGTTGTAATTAAAGATTTAGATGGCAATAAAATCGAACGTGACAGCTATACAGCTGAAATTGATGCGTCAGATGCCGAAAAAGGCGTTTATAGTCACTATATGTTAAAAGAAATTCATGAACAGCCGGCTGTGATGCGTCGTATTATTCAAGAATATCAAGATGAACAAGGGAACTTAAAAATCGATCCTGCAATTATAAAAGATGTGCAAGCCGCTGATCGTATTTACATTATTGCAGCAGGTACAAGCTATCATGCTGGATTAGTAGGTAAAGAGTTTATCGAAAAATGGGCAGGCGTACCTACAGAAGTTCATGTGTCATCAGAATTTGTTTATAATATGCCTTTATTATCAGAGAAGCCATTATTTATTTATATTTCACAATCTGGAGAAACTGCGGACAGTCGTGCGGTACTTGTTGAAACTACAAAACTTGGACATAAATCATTGACAATCACAAATGTTGCGGGATCTACGTTGTCTCGTGAAGCAGACCATACTTTATTATTACATGCGGGTCCAGAGATTGCTGTGGCGTCTACAAAAGCCTACACAGCTCAAATCGCAGTATTATCTATTCTTTCTCAAGTTGTTGCGAAAGAACACGGTCGCGAAGCAGATATTGACTTACTACGTGAACTCGCGAAAGTCACTACTGCTATTGAAACAATCGTTGATGATGCACCTAAAATGGAACAAATCGCGACAGATTTCTTAGAAACAACGCGTAATGCTTTCTTTATAGGACGTACAGTTGACTACAATGTAAGTCTTGAAGGCGCATTAAAATTAAAAGAGATATCATACATTCAAGCTGAAGGATTTGCTGGTGGAGAATTGAAACATGGTACGATTGCATTAATCGAGGAAGGTACACCGGTTATCGCATTGGCTACTCAAGAAGGCGTGAATTTATCAATTCGCGGTAATGTTAAAGAAGTTGTTGCACGTGGAGCGCATCCATGTATTATTTCAATGGAAGGACTTGAAAAAGAAGGCGATACGTATGTCATTCCTCATGTGCATGATTTACTTACACCGCTTGTTTCAGTTGTGACATTGCAACTCATTTCATATTATGCGGCATTACACCGTGATTTAGATGTGGATAAACCACGTAACTTAGCGAAATCAGTTACAGTTGAATAA
- a CDS encoding DoxX family protein, translating to MKQFQRVIFGILFVTIGILHFTHETTFRKIVPYYLPFRKLAVFVTGVFEIIFGVTLLLRRPGYIFKHIIIAFLWAVLPANIYMARRIDEIEGMQLPKPLLYLRIPLQFHLMKLIRDL from the coding sequence ATGAAACAATTTCAACGCGTGATATTTGGTATTTTATTCGTGACTATTGGCATATTACACTTTACGCATGAAACAACATTTCGGAAAATTGTGCCTTACTATTTACCGTTTCGTAAATTAGCAGTGTTCGTGACAGGCGTGTTTGAAATCATTTTCGGTGTTACCTTATTACTACGGCGCCCTGGTTATATATTTAAACATATCATCATTGCATTTTTATGGGCAGTTTTACCGGCGAATATTTATATGGCGCGACGCATCGATGAGATAGAAGGCATGCAATTACCTAAACCATTATTGTATTTACGAATACCCTTACAGTTTCACTTAATGAAATTGATTCGTGACTTATAA
- the deoD gene encoding purine-nucleoside phosphorylase — MTKGTPHIQPNGKKIAKTVLMPGDPLRAKFIAENFLENVEQFNDVRNMFGYTGTYKGKEVSVMGSGMGIPSIGIYSYELYNFFDVDTIIRIGSCGAMQEHVNLYDIIIGQGASTNSNFVDQFQFPGNFAPLADFDLIVKAKEAADKIGATTHVGNILSSDTFYNANENFNQKWIDMGILGVEMESAGLYLNAIKAGKKALGIFTVSDHLLRDEATTAEERQNSFTQMMEVALEIAE; from the coding sequence ATGACAAAAGGCACACCACATATTCAACCAAATGGTAAAAAAATAGCAAAAACAGTTTTAATGCCTGGTGATCCACTACGTGCTAAATTTATTGCTGAAAATTTCTTAGAAAATGTTGAGCAATTTAACGATGTACGAAATATGTTTGGTTACACAGGAACTTATAAAGGGAAAGAAGTGTCCGTAATGGGCTCCGGAATGGGTATTCCTAGTATTGGTATATACTCTTATGAACTTTATAACTTCTTTGATGTCGACACAATCATTCGTATTGGTTCATGTGGAGCAATGCAAGAACACGTGAATTTGTATGATATTATTATTGGTCAAGGTGCTTCAACAAACTCTAATTTCGTTGATCAATTCCAATTTCCTGGTAATTTCGCGCCACTTGCAGACTTTGATTTAATTGTTAAAGCAAAAGAAGCAGCTGATAAAATTGGCGCAACAACACATGTAGGTAATATTTTATCCTCAGATACATTCTATAATGCGAATGAAAACTTTAACCAAAAGTGGATTGATATGGGGATTTTAGGTGTCGAAATGGAGTCAGCAGGTTTATACTTAAATGCCATTAAAGCTGGTAAAAAAGCACTCGGTATCTTTACTGTAAGTGACCATTTATTAAGAGACGAAGCAACTACAGCTGAAGAGCGACAAAATTCATTCACACAAATGATGGAAGTCGCATTAGAAATCGCAGAATAA
- a CDS encoding FadR/GntR family transcriptional regulator codes for MKISSQKIYEQIANDLIDQIDEGKLQEGERLPSIQALSKTYGVSNASMREALNALRMIGLIEIKHGYGTFVKQKHPLLFDFNDQTLTQKRVKDILELREAVEVKTASLASTRRTNADLEEMQHALSEMARAIKNDTSGEEADLKFHLAIARASGNQYLYDLLNNIADKIQQTMKGTRHIYLYSRQKRMEKLFNEHTAIFDAITHQNESLAAQKMIDHLQEVRLTLVENYIVE; via the coding sequence ATGAAGATTTCAAGCCAAAAGATTTATGAGCAAATTGCAAATGACTTAATTGATCAAATTGATGAGGGGAAGTTACAAGAAGGTGAACGGCTTCCTTCAATTCAAGCGCTTTCTAAAACGTATGGTGTCAGCAATGCGTCTATGAGAGAAGCGCTTAACGCGTTACGCATGATTGGTTTGATAGAAATCAAACATGGATATGGAACATTTGTGAAACAAAAGCATCCATTGTTGTTTGATTTTAACGATCAAACTTTGACGCAAAAACGTGTGAAAGATATATTAGAACTTCGTGAAGCAGTTGAAGTTAAAACAGCAAGTCTTGCTTCTACACGGCGAACAAATGCTGATTTAGAAGAAATGCAACATGCATTAAGTGAGATGGCGCGTGCAATTAAAAATGATACATCTGGTGAGGAAGCGGATTTAAAGTTTCACCTTGCAATAGCGCGCGCGTCGGGTAATCAGTATTTGTATGATCTATTAAATAATATCGCTGATAAAATTCAACAAACGATGAAGGGTACGCGTCATATTTATTTATATAGTCGCCAAAAACGCATGGAAAAACTTTTTAATGAGCATACTGCCATATTTGACGCCATTACACATCAAAATGAATCATTAGCAGCACAAAAAATGATAGATCATTTACAAGAAGTACGCTTAACATTAGTTGAGAATTATATTGTCGAATAA
- the manA gene encoding mannose-6-phosphate isomerase, class I: MPLILKPVFQERLWGGTNLTQFGYDLPNDHIGEVWGISAHPHGANEILNGPYKGMTLDDVWAEHPKLFGEFPTKKFPLLTKILDATQKLSVQVHPDDTFAYEFENGEYGKTECWYILDAKPGAEIIYGTHAQTKEELETLLDTRRFDDLFKRVPVKAGDFFFVPAGTVHGIGEGIMILETQQSSDTTYRIYDYDRRDQQGQLRPLHIEKSKSVIRYGDESPNVLPTTEVIETHKRTTFVQNHFFTVVKWDIDGTLNYMKPREFVLVSVLEGQGDLIADGEIYPIQKGSHFILTAEDLDNVFEGQLTLMISYV; encoded by the coding sequence ATGCCTTTAATATTAAAACCAGTTTTCCAAGAACGTCTTTGGGGAGGCACAAACTTAACACAATTTGGTTATGATTTACCTAACGATCATATAGGTGAAGTCTGGGGGATTTCTGCACATCCTCATGGCGCAAATGAAATTCTTAATGGGCCATATAAAGGGATGACTTTGGATGATGTATGGGCTGAGCACCCAAAACTATTCGGTGAATTTCCGACAAAAAAGTTCCCGTTGCTTACTAAAATTTTAGATGCGACACAAAAATTATCTGTTCAAGTACATCCAGATGATACATTTGCATACGAGTTTGAAAATGGAGAATACGGTAAAACGGAATGTTGGTATATTTTAGATGCGAAGCCAGGTGCTGAAATCATTTATGGCACGCATGCTCAAACGAAAGAAGAATTAGAAACGTTACTTGATACACGCCGTTTTGATGATCTTTTTAAACGTGTCCCAGTAAAAGCAGGGGATTTCTTTTTTGTACCAGCTGGAACAGTCCACGGTATCGGAGAAGGAATTATGATATTAGAAACACAACAATCTTCAGATACAACTTATCGTATTTATGACTATGATCGTCGGGATCAACAAGGGCAGTTAAGACCACTTCATATTGAAAAAAGTAAATCAGTGATTCGATACGGTGATGAAAGTCCAAATGTATTACCAACGACAGAGGTTATTGAGACTCATAAACGAACAACGTTTGTGCAAAACCATTTCTTTACAGTAGTAAAATGGGATATCGACGGTACTCTAAACTATATGAAACCCCGTGAATTCGTCTTAGTTTCTGTTTTAGAAGGCCAAGGTGACTTAATTGCGGACGGGGAAATTTATCCAATTCAAAAAGGGAGCCATTTTATTTTAACAGCTGAAGATTTGGATAATGTATTTGAAGGTCAGCTCACGCTCATGATTAGTTACGTATAA